In the genome of Yarrowia lipolytica chromosome 1B, complete sequence, the window CCTGTGTGAGGCACGACTTGACCAGGGTCTTGAGAAACTGGGATATATTTCCCATTTCCCTAGTTTTGCATGTCGTGTCTGACACGACTTGTGTCATTCATTACACAGCACGACTTGGTTCATGTCATATGTTTGCTTCATCACGACAGGGCCAATGTGGTACTCAGAACCTACGGTATCAGCCACGACAGAAGCTCTGTGTCCATTACACGGCCTTGGTGGTCCCATTACACGGTCTTTGTGACATACAACCCATGTAACTCCCCACCACATGACTCCCCCACCCAGctactaacccagattTACGGAAACAAGTTCTACGAGACCGATCACCAGGACGAAATCCATCTCCGAACCCGATACGTCGAGTACAAGGAAAAGGACTACGACATGTCCCAGGTCGAGCCCGGATGGCATTTCTGGCTCGGATACGGTGTCGACACCGCTCCTTGCAACAcccccaaggagaagctccCCATCCGAGCTTACCCCTACAAGTTCCAGCCCAACTACACTGGTACTCCCGGCGCCTTTGTCACTTACAACACTCTCA includes:
- a CDS encoding uncharacterized protein (Compare to YALI0B00792g, uniprot|Q6CG53 Yarrowia lipolytica YALI0B00792g NADH- ubiquinone reductase accessory subunit 18.5 kDa (complex I)), with the protein product MSSSLYRVLRNAWEVGPRSYWKQLNSIGDTKSGRLVGTDIYGNKFYETDHQDEIHLRTRYVEYKEKDYDMSQVEPGWHFWLGYGVDTAPCNTPKEKLPIRAYPYKFQPNYTGTPGAFVTYNTLKPKISAWEPVTKQRS